One genomic segment of Acinetobacter oleivorans DR1 includes these proteins:
- a CDS encoding NUDIX hydrolase translates to MAAWTPHVTVATVVEKDGRYLFVEEHSEGFVHTVFNQPAGHVECGESLTQAAIRETLEETGHHVEIDALLGIYTYTPPMFPDRTYYRFCFLAHVTQVENNPQLDTGIVAAVWMTPDELKESARARSPLVLKAVEDAMKGHHYPLSLIYEHPFSPSLTSHLDA, encoded by the coding sequence ATGGCCGCATGGACTCCTCATGTCACTGTTGCTACAGTCGTAGAAAAAGACGGACGCTATCTTTTTGTTGAAGAACATAGCGAGGGTTTTGTACACACAGTATTTAACCAACCTGCTGGTCATGTGGAATGCGGTGAGTCATTAACTCAAGCAGCCATTCGAGAAACACTTGAAGAAACAGGTCATCATGTTGAAATTGATGCCTTGCTTGGTATTTATACATATACCCCGCCCATGTTTCCGGATCGCACCTATTACCGCTTTTGTTTTCTAGCACATGTGACTCAAGTTGAAAATAATCCTCAACTCGATACTGGTATTGTAGCTGCTGTATGGATGACACCAGATGAGCTCAAAGAATCTGCTCGTGCTCGTAGTCCACTCGTACTCAAAGCAGTTGAAGATGCCATGAAAGGTCACCATTATCCTTTATCGCTTATTTATGAGCACCCTTTCTCTCCCTCATTAACTTCTCATTTGGATGCCTAG
- a CDS encoding gamma carbonic anhydrase family protein, protein MAKNIRPYLEHRPQVDTTCYVDDMAIVVGEVSLAENVSVWPFAVIRGDVNSIQIGKNSNVQDHCMLHVSHKNDAKPNGSPLIIGEDVTVGHHVTLHGCTIGNRVLIGINTVILDDVIIEDDVMIGAGSLVPPRKVLKSGYLYVGSPVQQVRPLTEKELAFLPYSARHYVKVQNNHKAAQTEQD, encoded by the coding sequence ATGGCAAAGAACATACGTCCTTATCTTGAACACCGTCCTCAAGTTGATACAACATGTTATGTTGATGACATGGCTATTGTAGTCGGTGAAGTTAGCTTAGCTGAAAATGTTTCTGTCTGGCCTTTTGCCGTCATTCGTGGTGACGTAAATAGTATTCAAATTGGTAAAAACAGTAATGTACAAGACCATTGTATGTTGCACGTTAGCCATAAAAATGATGCAAAACCTAATGGCTCACCTCTTATTATTGGTGAAGATGTGACAGTTGGACATCATGTGACTTTGCATGGCTGTACCATTGGCAACCGAGTTTTAATCGGAATCAATACTGTTATTTTAGATGATGTGATTATTGAAGATGATGTAATGATTGGTGCAGGAAGTTTAGTTCCACCACGTAAAGTCTTAAAAAGTGGTTATCTATATGTAGGAAGCCCTGTACAACAAGTGCGACCACTAACCGAAAAAGAATTAGCGTTTCTTCCTTATTCGGCAAGACATTATGTAAAAGTACAAAATAATCATAAAGCGGCTCAAACAGAGCAAGATTAA
- the dacC gene encoding D-alanyl-D-alanine carboxypeptidase PBP5/6 yields the protein MTRKSAIAALLLLPSFSYAATVLSAPPELNNKSYVLMDYETGQILASKNENEKLAPASMTKMMTSYIIEQKLLKGELTENEQVRMNESAWCKGSSSESCMYVPLNGTATVLEMLRGIIIQSGNDASKAMAEHIAGNEGTFAHMMNQEAKRIGMTNTQFINSTGLPAEGHYSTAKDMAVLAQHIIKDSSRYYPIYSEKEFTFNGIKQGNRNALLYTDPSVDGLKTGHTDEAGYCLTTSSKRGPMRLISVIFGTDSVNERANQTRTLLSWGFANFETANIQPANQVLAKAKVWFGKEDEVQIGLAENFSVTMPKGKANGIKTQLVVQPNLNAPLQKGQVVGKLVASLDGKVIAEKPLVALKPVEEAGFFARLIDHVKQFFSNLF from the coding sequence ATGACTCGAAAAAGCGCTATTGCTGCACTCCTCCTCTTACCAAGTTTTTCTTATGCAGCAACTGTCTTATCAGCTCCGCCAGAATTAAATAATAAGTCTTATGTATTAATGGATTATGAGACAGGACAAATTCTCGCTTCTAAAAATGAAAACGAAAAGCTTGCACCTGCTTCAATGACAAAAATGATGACAAGCTACATCATTGAACAAAAATTATTAAAAGGTGAACTGACTGAAAATGAGCAGGTTCGTATGAACGAGTCTGCATGGTGTAAAGGAAGCAGCTCTGAATCATGTATGTATGTTCCTTTAAATGGTACAGCAACTGTTCTAGAAATGCTTCGCGGTATCATTATCCAATCAGGTAATGATGCATCAAAAGCAATGGCTGAACATATTGCCGGAAATGAAGGCACGTTTGCTCACATGATGAATCAGGAAGCAAAACGTATCGGTATGACAAATACCCAGTTCATTAACTCAACTGGTTTACCGGCAGAAGGTCATTATTCAACAGCTAAAGATATGGCTGTTTTAGCGCAACATATTATTAAAGACAGCTCAAGATATTACCCAATCTACTCTGAAAAAGAATTTACGTTTAACGGTATTAAACAAGGTAACCGTAATGCCTTGCTTTACACAGACCCAAGCGTAGATGGTTTAAAAACAGGTCATACAGATGAAGCGGGTTACTGCTTAACAACTTCAAGCAAACGTGGTCCGATGCGTCTCATTTCCGTTATTTTCGGAACGGATAGCGTAAATGAACGTGCTAACCAAACACGTACATTATTGTCTTGGGGCTTTGCAAACTTTGAAACTGCAAATATTCAACCAGCCAATCAAGTTCTTGCAAAAGCAAAAGTATGGTTTGGTAAAGAAGATGAAGTTCAAATTGGTCTGGCTGAAAACTTTAGTGTGACTATGCCTAAAGGCAAAGCTAACGGTATTAAAACACAGTTAGTTGTTCAACCTAACTTAAATGCACCGCTTCAAAAAGGCCAAGTTGTGGGCAAACTTGTTGCTAGCCTTGACGGCAAAGTAATTGCTGAAAAGCCATTAGTTGCATTAAAACCAGTTGAAGAAGCAGGATTCTTTGCACGCTTAATCGACCATGTTAAACAATTCTTCAGCAACTTATTCTAA
- a CDS encoding MCR_0457 family protein translates to MFMKKSLVQSLSLVLLMSMATVGFAADKKKTAEKKTENENVVEVTPQQTITPEELAAIQVLSEICPSLIGKKDADFAQGYERLVKDYLPNEADPVAALEKRAKDKSFKKVLKEARNDAKAAGNEQNTLVCQDVKAYQSQN, encoded by the coding sequence ATGTTTATGAAGAAAAGCTTAGTTCAATCGCTCTCTTTGGTTTTACTTATGAGCATGGCAACAGTTGGTTTTGCTGCTGATAAGAAGAAAACAGCTGAAAAGAAAACCGAAAATGAAAATGTTGTTGAAGTAACTCCACAGCAAACTATAACTCCTGAAGAATTAGCTGCAATTCAAGTACTTTCTGAAATTTGCCCAAGCCTTATTGGCAAAAAAGATGCTGATTTTGCTCAAGGTTATGAACGTTTAGTAAAAGACTATTTGCCAAATGAAGCCGATCCAGTTGCAGCTTTAGAGAAACGTGCTAAAGACAAAAGTTTCAAGAAAGTCCTAAAAGAAGCGCGTAATGATGCAAAAGCTGCTGGTAACGAGCAAAACACATTAGTTTGTCAAGACGTGAAAGCTTATCAATCGCAAAACTAA
- a CDS encoding MCR_0457 family protein, protein MKTFAPFFQVLGISITLCTQAVFADEDISTQEADSLIKDDIAATQVLQEICPAFVGTNKKLESNTQKIITTYLQGYSNKSITLSALQNDAEFKTLLNEARQASKQMDHHEQHELCEEIVNYKE, encoded by the coding sequence ATGAAAACTTTTGCTCCTTTTTTTCAGGTATTGGGGATCAGTATCACATTGTGTACGCAAGCGGTTTTTGCAGATGAGGATATCTCAACACAAGAAGCTGATAGCTTAATTAAAGATGATATTGCGGCAACGCAAGTCTTACAGGAAATTTGTCCAGCTTTCGTAGGGACAAATAAAAAACTTGAGTCAAATACTCAAAAAATTATCACAACGTATCTTCAAGGGTATTCGAATAAATCAATTACCCTCTCTGCTCTACAAAATGATGCAGAGTTTAAAACCCTGTTAAATGAAGCACGTCAAGCTTCAAAACAAATGGACCATCATGAGCAACACGAACTCTGTGAAGAGATCGTCAACTATAAAGAATAG
- the surE gene encoding 5'/3'-nucleotidase SurE, with translation MNILIANDDGVFAPGIQALAEALKPLGRVVVVAPESERSGFSSALTLDRPLRPIQIAEDVWAVNGTPADCVYLSMNGLFDFEFDLVVSGINSGANLGDDVLYSGTVGAAFEGRLMKQPAIAVSLAGPDVRAYNVKEDYAQAAQWVHDFIASGLPALPPRHIFNINIPDVPKLKGAQITYQGRRAQSKPITSHVDPRGRQVYWIGLAGEAVTDPERVSSQIQSDFFAVANGYVSVTPIQMDATNYAVLEDLQVSLSQ, from the coding sequence GTGAATATTTTAATAGCGAATGATGACGGTGTTTTTGCGCCAGGTATACAGGCTTTAGCTGAAGCATTAAAACCGCTTGGACGTGTGGTTGTGGTTGCACCAGAAAGTGAAAGAAGTGGTTTTTCAAGTGCATTAACACTAGATCGACCATTGCGCCCAATTCAAATTGCCGAAGATGTATGGGCTGTGAATGGTACGCCAGCAGATTGTGTGTATTTGTCTATGAATGGTTTGTTTGATTTCGAATTTGACTTAGTCGTAAGTGGAATCAATAGTGGCGCTAATTTAGGTGATGATGTTTTATATTCTGGAACAGTCGGTGCTGCATTTGAAGGACGTTTAATGAAGCAACCTGCAATTGCTGTTTCTTTAGCTGGTCCTGATGTACGCGCTTATAATGTTAAAGAAGATTATGCTCAGGCTGCACAGTGGGTACATGATTTTATTGCAAGCGGATTGCCAGCTTTGCCTCCGCGACACATCTTTAATATCAATATTCCTGATGTACCGAAGTTAAAAGGAGCACAAATTACGTATCAGGGACGCCGTGCTCAATCTAAACCTATTACCAGCCATGTCGACCCAAGAGGACGCCAAGTTTACTGGATTGGATTAGCAGGCGAGGCGGTTACAGATCCTGAGCGTGTTTCAAGCCAGATTCAATCGGATTTCTTTGCGGTAGCAAACGGTTATGTCAGTGTTACACCTATTCAAATGGATGCTACAAATTACGCCGTTTTAGAAGACCTTCAGGTCAGTTTGAGTCAATAA
- a CDS encoding peptidoglycan DD-metalloendopeptidase family protein — protein MHLIGQQNRVHIQKDKIMKIMLLSVAVGFTVAMAGCASKPQINNSSRYAMAPNYYTVRSGDTLSGIAMRYGLDYISIAEMNDIPAPYRIYVNQSLRLKKGSSPRTVSTQVMAQPEQIKRQTIALPTTQPVTPVTQPSTVPSTNTTVASVAPNSSLRWIKPTNGPVIQGFNLANNVKGIRYGGNQGDPIYAAADGQVVYAADGLKEYGNLVLIKHIDGYISAYAHNSKMFVKSGDNITAGQKIAEMGSTGASQVMLEFQIRLDGKPINPINLLPK, from the coding sequence ATGCATTTAATTGGGCAACAAAACAGAGTGCATATCCAAAAAGACAAAATAATGAAAATTATGTTGTTGTCTGTGGCTGTAGGTTTTACCGTAGCTATGGCAGGCTGTGCTTCTAAACCACAAATTAATAATAGTTCTCGCTATGCAATGGCTCCTAACTATTACACAGTTCGTTCAGGTGATACTTTAAGTGGTATCGCAATGCGTTATGGTCTGGACTATATCAGTATTGCCGAAATGAATGATATTCCTGCGCCATATCGTATTTATGTCAATCAATCATTACGTTTGAAGAAAGGTTCTTCACCAAGAACAGTATCTACGCAAGTCATGGCACAACCTGAGCAAATCAAACGTCAAACCATTGCTCTACCAACCACACAACCAGTTACACCGGTAACTCAGCCGTCTACTGTACCGTCAACGAATACGACAGTGGCATCAGTTGCACCAAATTCGAGCTTACGTTGGATAAAACCGACCAATGGACCAGTGATTCAAGGGTTTAATTTGGCAAATAATGTCAAAGGAATCCGTTATGGTGGAAATCAGGGTGACCCTATTTATGCCGCAGCTGATGGTCAAGTTGTCTATGCAGCTGATGGCTTAAAAGAATACGGAAATCTGGTTTTAATTAAGCATATTGACGGATATATCAGTGCGTATGCCCACAATAGCAAGATGTTTGTAAAAAGCGGTGACAATATAACTGCTGGACAAAAAATTGCCGAAATGGGCTCTACTGGTGCATCTCAAGTCATGCTCGAGTTCCAGATTCGTTTGGATGGAAAACCGATTAATCCTATAAATCTTTTACCAAAATAG